In a genomic window of Labilithrix sp.:
- the cas7u gene encoding type I-U CRISPR-associated protein Cas7 encodes MSVDLNSLANSPRVLFTVALQPLQGDRFQPTGFPSLGAATYQTKDGAKLLVESAQSMANRLETTCWDVASKRPIKILDGISHVTVTRKKEFLTDTMLEAHRLNSPYLLENRLDPSFFDQLKKDLGGLEEGPIDRARLAEVLLRYDVGSLVHGVFLAKKELAGGRLRIARALSAFIEASGVRVAPSGGVKNDHVNPSGVTKDGFGNVPFARDEFTAERIDCHVNLDLAQIRGYALGAEVERLLILLALHRVRRLLDGDLRLRAACDLEPVDRGAPIAALRPEGFTLPSLAELEGEGGLPSAIAACREKMVHKTVTYEAELKKGKDAEGDDAVEASEDDGDGAEQ; translated from the coding sequence ATGAGCGTCGATCTCAACTCTCTCGCCAATTCACCCCGCGTGCTGTTCACCGTCGCGCTCCAGCCGCTGCAGGGCGACCGGTTCCAGCCCACCGGCTTCCCGAGCCTCGGAGCAGCGACCTATCAGACCAAGGACGGCGCGAAGCTCCTGGTCGAGAGCGCGCAGAGCATGGCGAACCGACTCGAGACGACGTGCTGGGACGTCGCCAGCAAACGTCCGATCAAGATCCTCGACGGGATCTCGCACGTGACTGTCACGCGCAAGAAGGAGTTTCTCACGGACACGATGCTCGAAGCTCACCGGCTGAACAGCCCGTACCTCCTCGAGAATAGGCTCGATCCGTCGTTCTTCGACCAGCTCAAGAAGGATCTCGGTGGGCTCGAAGAAGGACCAATCGATCGCGCAAGGCTGGCGGAGGTCCTCCTCCGCTACGATGTCGGCAGCCTCGTTCACGGCGTCTTCCTCGCAAAGAAGGAGCTCGCGGGCGGCCGCCTCCGCATCGCGCGGGCGCTCTCGGCGTTCATCGAGGCCTCCGGCGTGCGCGTCGCGCCTTCGGGCGGCGTGAAGAACGATCACGTCAACCCGTCAGGCGTGACGAAGGACGGCTTCGGGAACGTGCCCTTCGCGCGCGACGAGTTCACCGCCGAGCGGATCGACTGTCACGTGAACCTCGATCTCGCACAGATCCGCGGCTACGCGCTCGGCGCGGAGGTCGAGCGCCTGCTCATCCTGCTTGCGCTGCACCGTGTCCGGCGGCTCCTCGATGGAGACCTCCGGCTGCGTGCGGCTTGCGATCTCGAGCCCGTCGATCGCGGAGCACCGATCGCCGCGCTCCGGCCAGAGGGCTTCACGCTTCCGTCGCTCGCGGAGCTCGAAGGTGAAGGGGGCTTGCCGAGCGCGATCGCCGCGTGTCGAGAGAAGATGGTCCACAAGACGGTGACGTACGAGGCGGAGCTCAAGAAGGGCAAGGACGCCGAGGGCGATGACGCCGTCGAGGCAAGCGAGGACGACGGCGACGGCGCGGAGCAGTGA
- a CDS encoding Uma2 family endonuclease, producing the protein MVARSTFVLPLGAFSEGRLPGRYTLEEWYELNARRDEKFEYFDGFVVCMSGGSKDHATITSNIHGALFAQLSGKPCRARPESQAIAVSARQFRFADVSVACPPQFVDIRGFDCLANPTVIVEVLSASTREFDEGDKLADWLRIPSVRHVLLIEPDRPLVRHFTPGIADARAHETLSMHIELPEVGGTLTGRDIYLDASWR; encoded by the coding sequence ATGGTCGCACGCTCGACGTTCGTGCTCCCCCTCGGGGCTTTCTCGGAGGGCCGGCTCCCGGGCCGCTACACGCTCGAGGAGTGGTACGAGCTCAACGCGCGACGCGACGAGAAGTTCGAGTACTTCGACGGGTTCGTCGTGTGCATGAGCGGAGGCTCGAAGGATCATGCCACCATCACGTCGAACATCCATGGCGCGCTGTTCGCGCAGCTCAGCGGCAAACCATGCCGAGCTCGGCCCGAGTCGCAAGCGATCGCCGTGAGCGCGAGGCAGTTCCGATTCGCGGACGTGTCCGTGGCCTGCCCGCCTCAGTTCGTCGACATCCGCGGCTTCGACTGCCTCGCCAATCCTACGGTGATCGTAGAGGTGCTCTCCGCGTCGACACGTGAATTCGACGAAGGCGACAAGCTCGCCGACTGGCTCCGAATCCCAAGCGTGCGGCACGTCCTCCTCATCGAACCCGATCGCCCCCTCGTTCGCCACTTCACGCCCGGCATCGCGGACGCCCGCGCGCACGAGACGCTCTCGATGCACATCGAGCTCCCCGAAGTCGGCGGCACGCTCACCGGCCGCGACATCTACCTCGACGCCTCGTGGCGCTGA
- the cas5u6u gene encoding type I-U CRISPR-associated protein Cas5/Cas6 yields MPTLLLRFPGGRYHATPHGHHVNEALVEWPPSPWRLVRAIIAAGYATQRWSQVPAEGRELIEALASTLPRYRLPLASIAHSRHYMPMATLEKGREKTSLVFDAWADVGDGVVAVCWDCALGERARETLGAIARDLPYLGRSESWVEGELVSDDAISDGFDVRPHVDGMVGERGWEQIALLAPVEAVDYQRWREERVTHALASQGIPVDVPSKSKPSKKLEKARAAAVAPYPIDLVDCLQRDTSWWKIHGWSQPPGSRRVLYWRQREALAVTPSPTRPRPSRREVTSALLALSTPSGNRGALPSVARTLPQAELVHRALVSRVDGRAPELTGRDTLRRPLRGHGHAHVLPVDLDADGGLDHVLIFARMGLGSVAQRGIQGLERTWTKGGVGELRVALVGEGTLDDLRAIPEPLGRGVERLLGPREGARRWTSVTPTVLPRFVKSKGKNSWLEQVREELSSRGFPRAEIEMLPWDAQTLHLRHFVRVRRPPAAAPPKDLGLALRLVFDEPVRGPIAIGYASHFGLGVFGAEPS; encoded by the coding sequence ATGCCGACGCTCCTGCTCCGTTTTCCCGGCGGGCGCTATCACGCGACGCCGCACGGGCACCACGTCAACGAAGCGCTCGTCGAGTGGCCACCGAGCCCGTGGCGTCTCGTGCGTGCGATCATCGCGGCAGGCTACGCGACGCAGCGGTGGTCACAGGTGCCGGCGGAGGGCCGGGAGCTGATCGAGGCGCTCGCGTCGACGCTGCCGCGCTATCGCCTCCCGCTCGCGTCCATCGCGCACAGTCGTCACTATATGCCGATGGCGACGCTCGAGAAGGGCCGCGAGAAGACGTCGCTGGTGTTCGACGCCTGGGCCGACGTGGGCGACGGCGTCGTCGCGGTGTGCTGGGACTGTGCGCTCGGTGAGCGTGCGCGTGAGACGCTGGGAGCGATCGCGCGCGATCTGCCCTACCTGGGCCGGAGCGAGAGCTGGGTCGAGGGCGAGCTCGTATCCGACGATGCGATCTCCGACGGTTTCGACGTTCGGCCTCACGTCGACGGAATGGTCGGCGAGCGCGGTTGGGAGCAGATCGCGCTCCTCGCGCCCGTCGAAGCCGTCGATTACCAGCGATGGCGTGAGGAGCGCGTCACGCACGCGCTCGCGTCGCAAGGGATACCGGTGGACGTGCCGTCGAAGTCGAAGCCGAGCAAGAAGCTCGAGAAGGCACGTGCCGCTGCTGTCGCGCCGTATCCGATCGATCTCGTCGACTGTCTGCAGCGCGATACGTCGTGGTGGAAGATTCACGGTTGGAGTCAGCCGCCCGGCTCGCGACGCGTCCTGTACTGGCGCCAGCGCGAAGCGCTCGCGGTCACGCCGTCGCCCACGCGTCCACGCCCGTCGCGGCGAGAGGTGACGAGCGCGCTCCTCGCGCTGTCCACGCCGAGCGGTAATCGAGGCGCGCTCCCGTCGGTCGCGCGCACACTCCCGCAGGCGGAGCTCGTTCATCGTGCGCTCGTCTCGCGCGTGGACGGTCGAGCTCCGGAGCTGACGGGCAGGGACACGTTGCGCCGTCCGCTCCGAGGTCACGGGCATGCGCACGTGCTGCCGGTCGATCTCGACGCTGATGGGGGGCTCGATCACGTCCTCATCTTCGCGCGGATGGGCCTCGGCTCTGTCGCGCAGCGCGGGATTCAGGGCCTCGAGCGGACGTGGACGAAGGGAGGCGTGGGAGAGCTGCGTGTCGCGCTGGTCGGTGAGGGAACTCTCGACGATCTCCGCGCGATCCCCGAGCCGCTAGGTAGGGGCGTCGAACGTCTCCTCGGTCCGCGCGAAGGCGCGCGCCGCTGGACGAGTGTGACGCCGACCGTTCTGCCACGCTTCGTGAAGTCGAAGGGAAAGAACTCGTGGCTAGAGCAGGTGAGGGAAGAACTCTCGAGCCGCGGTTTTCCGCGTGCGGAGATCGAGATGCTGCCGTGGGATGCGCAGACGCTCCACCTCCGTCATTTCGTCCGAGTTCGGCGTCCGCCCGCGGCGGCGCCGCCGAAGGATCTCGGCCTCGCGCTTCGTCTCGTCTTCGATGAGCCGGTGCGCGGTCCGATTGCGATCGGGTACGCCTCGCACTTCGGTCTCGGTGTGTTCGGTGCCGAGCCGAGCTGA
- a CDS encoding molybdenum cofactor biosynthesis protein MoaE, translated as MTARARASIREEPLSVDEALSLVRRPEAGGEAVFVGVVRNTSDGRAVTRLEYSAYASMAVKEMDRIAAEIEREVPESRVAVMHRTGSLAVGDAAVVCAASAPHRGEAFEACRLLIDRIKERVPIWKREIGPDGEAWVGWEDARCAPDHAHHDH; from the coding sequence GTGACCGCGCGCGCACGCGCCTCGATCCGCGAGGAGCCGCTCTCGGTCGACGAGGCCCTCTCCCTCGTGCGCCGCCCCGAGGCCGGCGGCGAAGCGGTCTTCGTCGGCGTCGTCCGCAACACGAGCGACGGCCGCGCGGTGACGCGCCTCGAGTACTCGGCCTACGCGTCGATGGCGGTGAAGGAGATGGATCGCATCGCGGCGGAGATCGAGCGCGAGGTCCCGGAGTCGCGCGTCGCGGTGATGCATCGGACCGGCTCGCTCGCCGTCGGCGACGCCGCCGTCGTCTGCGCCGCGAGCGCCCCTCACCGCGGCGAGGCCTTCGAGGCGTGCCGCCTCCTCATCGATCGCATCAAGGAGCGCGTCCCCATCTGGAAACGCGAAATCGGCCCCGACGGCGAAGCGTGGGTAGGCTGGGAAGACGCGCGCTGCGCCCCCGATCACGCGCATCACGATCACTGA
- the moaC gene encoding cyclic pyranopterin monophosphate synthase MoaC has translation MSNDKGIALTHLTGDGHAHMVDVGEKEITARRAIARARVRMRRDTFVALASGTTPKGDVLAAARIAGIQAAKMTSHLIPLCHAIALTRVEVSIRLDGGIAVVDAVAEARDRTGVEMEAMVAASTAALTLYDMLKAIDRGITFDIALVEKSGGKSGLWSRPPSPTDTEDVETSAP, from the coding sequence ATGAGCAACGACAAAGGGATCGCCCTGACGCACCTCACGGGCGACGGCCACGCGCACATGGTCGACGTCGGCGAGAAGGAGATCACGGCGCGCCGCGCGATCGCCCGCGCGCGGGTCCGCATGCGCCGCGACACGTTCGTCGCCCTCGCCTCCGGCACGACGCCGAAGGGCGACGTCCTCGCCGCCGCGCGCATCGCCGGCATCCAGGCGGCGAAGATGACCTCGCATCTCATCCCGCTCTGCCACGCGATCGCCCTCACGCGCGTCGAGGTCTCGATCCGCCTCGACGGCGGGATCGCCGTCGTCGACGCGGTGGCGGAGGCGCGCGACCGCACCGGCGTCGAGATGGAGGCGATGGTCGCGGCGAGCACGGCCGCGCTGACGCTCTACGACATGCTGAAGGCGATCGACAGGGGCATCACCTTCGACATCGCGCTGGTCGAAAAGAGCGGCGGCAAGAGCGGCCTCTGGAGCCGCCCCCCGAGCCCGACCGACACCGAGGACGTCGAGACGAGCGCGCCGTGA